In Ascochyta rabiei chromosome 2, complete sequence, one genomic interval encodes:
- a CDS encoding Alcohol dehydrogenase (NADP(+)), with protein MFASSLRTGTSATRLSQLTRQFTTTSRLAYNGTQSTLNTGAKIPAIGFGTWQDKNAQEPAVAKALKAGYRHIDTARIYGTEPAVGNAIKKSGIAREDIFLTTKLWNNSHHPDDVEKALDASLKDLGTDYVDLYLMHWPSPFARSDDMFPKDSAGKIKPGSSDYVDTYKAMEKCFQSGKARAIGISNFSRAELERLLSSTSVVPAAHQIECHPYLQQRGFTQWHAEHNIHVTQYSPFGNQNAIYDAGAGMGKLMDDPVLVEIGKKHGKSGAQVALAWGIAQGHSVIPKSKTPSRIAHNLEGDFRLPQEDLERIAGIDKKMRFNDPSDNFGWAFYQDLDGKKK; from the exons ATGTTTGCCTCTTCGCTTCGCACAGGCACGTCAGCTACCAGGCTATCACAGCTTACACGACAATTCACGACTACCTCAAGATTGGCATACAATGGCACACAATCGACGCTCAACACGGGCGCAAAGATCCCAGCCATTGGTTTTGGCACTTGGCAAGACAAGAACGCCCAGGAACC AGCCGTCGCCAAGGCACTGAAGGCCGGGTACCGCCATATCGATACAGCCCGCATCTACGGCACCGAGCCTGCAGTGGGCAACGCGATCAAAAAGTCCGGCATTGCGCGCGAGGACATCTTCCTTACGACCAAGCTATGGAACAACTCGCACCACCCAGACGACGTCGAGAAAGCACTTGACGCGTCTCTGAAAGATCTCGGCACCGACTACGTCGACCTGTACCTCATGCACTGGCCATCCCCATTTGCGCGCAGCGACGACATGTTCCCCAAAGACAGCGCGGGCAAGATCAAGCCAGGGTCCTCGGACTACGTCGACACGTACAAGGCGATGGAGAAGTGTTTTCAATCTGGCAAGGCGCGAGCCATCGGCATCTCCAACTTCAGCCGTGCCGAGCTCGAGCGCCTACTCAGCTCCACCTCGGTCGTGCCCGCAGCGCACCAGATCGAATGCCACCCGTACCTGCAGCAGCGGGGGTTCACGCAGTGGCACGCCGAGCACAACATCCACGTGACGCAGTACTCGCCCTTTGGGAACCAGAACGCCATCTACGACGCGGGTGCGGGCATGGGCAAGCTGATGGACGACCCCGTGCTCGTTGAGATTGGCAAGAAGCACGGCAAGTCGGGCGCCCAGGTTGCGCTGGCGTGGGGCATTGCGCAGGGCCACAGCGTGATTCCCAAGAGCAAGACACCGTCACGCATTGCGCACAACCTCGAAGGCGATTTTAGGCTGCCGCAGGAGGACCTTGAGCGGATTGCGGGGATTGATAAGAAGATGCGGTTCAACGACCCGTCGGACAATTTTGGGTGGGCGTTCTACCAAGATCTGGACggtaagaagaagtag